The following proteins are encoded in a genomic region of Pseudodesulfovibrio mercurii:
- a CDS encoding fumarate reductase iron-sulfur subunit translates to MSRLLKFNIFRYNPEDGQSSPHMQEFVLEETDAMTLFIALNRIREEQDPSLQFDFCCRAGICGSCGMVINGRPGLACHTKTRDLPGEITLLPLPVFKLVGDLSVDTGTWFREMYDKTESWIHTNKVFDPTALEERMDNKDAVAIYELERCVECGCCIAACGTARLREDFMGAAALNRVARFLIDPRDQRTENDYYEIIGNDMGIFGCMGLLACEDVCPKHLPLQNQLGFLRRKMGITSLKRIFRK, encoded by the coding sequence ATGTCCAGATTACTGAAATTCAATATATTCCGGTACAATCCCGAAGACGGGCAGTCCTCGCCGCACATGCAGGAGTTCGTCCTGGAAGAGACCGACGCCATGACCCTGTTCATCGCGCTGAACCGCATCCGCGAGGAACAGGACCCGTCCTTGCAATTCGACTTCTGTTGCCGGGCGGGCATCTGCGGCTCCTGCGGCATGGTCATCAACGGCCGCCCCGGCCTGGCCTGCCACACCAAGACCCGCGACCTGCCGGGCGAGATCACGCTCCTGCCCCTGCCGGTCTTCAAGCTGGTCGGCGATCTGTCCGTGGACACCGGCACCTGGTTCCGCGAGATGTACGACAAGACCGAGTCCTGGATTCACACCAACAAGGTCTTCGATCCCACGGCGCTCGAGGAGCGCATGGACAACAAGGACGCCGTGGCCATCTACGAGCTGGAGCGGTGCGTGGAATGCGGCTGCTGCATCGCGGCCTGCGGCACCGCGCGGCTGCGCGAGGACTTCATGGGTGCGGCGGCCCTGAACCGCGTGGCCCGGTTCCTCATCGACCCGCGCGACCAGCGGACCGAAAACGACTACTACGAGATCATCGGCAACGACATGGGCATCTTCGGCTGCATGGGGCTGCTGGCCTGCGAGGACGTCTGCCCCAAACATTTGCCGCTTCAGAACCAGCTCGGGTTCCTGCGACGCAAAATGGGCATCACCTCCCTGAAGCGCATCTTCAGGAAATAA
- a CDS encoding TetR/AcrR family transcriptional regulator, translated as MSEDTRQRILEAGAELVHRQGFNNTGLKDILRAAGVPKGSFYFYFDSKEAFGIEMVNHFGAMFRGIIDAALNDSSLTPLGQLRKIFDGFAAHFAAHGYTRGCPIGNLAQEMSDLSEPFRVRLVQAMDGMSSSLAAILDRAKAQGEIPADTNTRETAIFLVEAWHGAIIRMKVTKDGEPLKLFSRFIFNNVLK; from the coding sequence ATGAGCGAAGACACGAGACAGCGAATTCTGGAAGCAGGAGCCGAATTGGTGCACCGGCAGGGGTTCAACAACACCGGGCTGAAGGACATCCTGCGCGCCGCCGGGGTGCCCAAGGGGTCGTTCTACTTCTATTTCGACAGCAAGGAGGCGTTCGGCATCGAGATGGTCAACCATTTCGGGGCCATGTTCCGGGGGATCATCGACGCCGCCCTGAACGACTCCAGCCTGACGCCCCTCGGACAACTGCGGAAGATATTCGACGGGTTCGCCGCACACTTCGCCGCCCACGGCTACACGAGGGGTTGCCCCATCGGCAACCTGGCCCAGGAGATGAGCGACCTGAGCGAACCGTTCCGCGTCCGGCTGGTCCAGGCCATGGACGGCATGTCCTCAAGCCTGGCGGCCATTCTGGACAGGGCAAAAGCCCAAGGGGAAATCCCTGCCGACACGAACACGCGGGAGACGGCCATCTTCCTGGTCGAGGCCTGGCACGGCGCAATCATCCGCATGAAGGTCACCAAGGACGGCGAGCCGCTCAAGCTCTTCTCCCGGTTCATTTTCAACAACGTGCTGAAGTAG
- a CDS encoding M16 family metallopeptidase, translating into MIRKLILLTGLALILAACQTATMNKRTETVPTPAPTTAKAAALPSLDGSDQAATHIVRLKNGLTVLIKEDDRFPLVNVRLYVHAGSAYETPDIAGISHLLEHMVFKGTDKRGPGETARQIESVGGSLNAATSFDYTVYYVEVPETQWKLGMDVVTDMAFHQTIDPKELESEKKVVLEELERGEDTPTSKLFKTLQSMVWKDTSYEWPIIGFRDTVAGITRPQIKNYIATRYQPQSMLLAVVGKVDPDQILAEADQLVGSLRNTRSFTPPAPLPVPEAGDGPRVVKLTGKWNKVYMGAAFPIPYGTSAEIPGLEMLCQLLGGDDTSRLYRTFKYDKQLVDDISVSPLSLERGGMLYVHAVLDADKVDEFWTELNKEMAGFDPADFSDREIERARLNLENSLFLAKETLSGLAGKLGYFQFLDSGEQAEKNYLFALSQVNRDELKRLFDEYIRPDRLALAVLTPEDAPVSADALTGITKANWPSRKAAEARQAATQATGPAEIALPGGSTLILLPDDTLPYTAMSMYWTGGDGELDPSQQGLAALTAAALTRGTLKMSATELQDFLSDHAASLGSTAGRNVFALEAKFPTRFTDQVLPVIGQTLTGPAFNETEVERAKQDQIATIKQSEDRPLGLAFRHLFPFLYKTGPYALLHQGTPEGVERFTSSDIIRFWGRQSMHPFTLAVCGQFDQAAMETFATNIAKTLTAPTGEYAFTTPEWGSVREDSLHLAERNQAHVLMVFPTPGKTDQEASAKLELLRAALAGQSGLLFRDLRDKQGLAYTVTAMLWQSRNTGFMALYIGTGPDKVDQSITGFKKVLADLAAKPLPQDEIDRARNILTGDYYQDHQSLLSRSREAASLQARGFDLDYEQQLIQRAQTVTPAEIQATVTQYLTPDKAYLMTVTP; encoded by the coding sequence ATGATCCGAAAACTGATATTGCTGACAGGGCTCGCGCTGATCCTTGCAGCCTGTCAAACCGCAACTATGAATAAACGCACCGAAACCGTCCCGACCCCGGCCCCGACGACCGCCAAGGCGGCCGCCCTTCCCTCCCTGGACGGTTCCGACCAGGCGGCCACGCACATCGTCCGGCTCAAGAACGGCCTGACCGTGCTCATCAAGGAGGACGACCGCTTCCCGCTGGTCAACGTCCGCCTCTACGTGCACGCGGGCAGCGCCTATGAGACGCCCGACATCGCGGGCATCAGCCACCTGCTCGAGCATATGGTCTTCAAGGGCACGGACAAGCGCGGTCCGGGCGAGACCGCCCGCCAGATCGAGTCCGTGGGCGGCAGCCTGAACGCGGCCACCAGCTTCGACTACACGGTCTACTACGTGGAGGTCCCGGAAACCCAGTGGAAGCTCGGCATGGACGTGGTCACGGACATGGCCTTCCACCAGACCATCGACCCCAAGGAGCTGGAGAGCGAGAAGAAGGTCGTGCTCGAGGAACTCGAACGCGGCGAGGACACGCCCACCAGCAAGCTGTTCAAGACCCTCCAGTCCATGGTCTGGAAGGACACCAGCTACGAGTGGCCGATCATCGGCTTCCGCGACACCGTGGCGGGCATCACCCGGCCGCAGATCAAGAACTACATCGCCACCCGGTACCAGCCGCAGTCCATGCTCCTGGCCGTGGTCGGCAAGGTCGATCCGGACCAGATCCTGGCCGAGGCCGACCAGCTCGTCGGATCCCTCAGGAACACCCGCTCCTTCACCCCGCCCGCCCCCCTGCCCGTGCCCGAGGCGGGCGACGGCCCCAGGGTGGTCAAGCTGACCGGCAAGTGGAACAAGGTCTACATGGGCGCGGCCTTCCCCATCCCCTACGGGACCTCGGCCGAGATTCCGGGGCTGGAGATGCTCTGCCAGCTCCTGGGCGGCGACGACACCTCGCGCCTCTACCGGACCTTCAAGTACGACAAGCAGCTGGTGGACGACATCTCGGTCTCGCCGCTGTCCCTTGAGCGCGGCGGCATGCTCTACGTCCACGCCGTGCTCGACGCGGACAAGGTGGATGAGTTCTGGACCGAACTGAACAAGGAAATGGCCGGGTTCGACCCGGCGGACTTCTCCGACCGCGAGATCGAGCGCGCCCGCCTGAACCTCGAAAATTCCCTGTTCCTGGCCAAGGAGACCCTGTCCGGTCTGGCCGGGAAGCTCGGCTACTTCCAGTTCCTGGACAGCGGCGAACAGGCCGAGAAGAACTACCTCTTCGCCCTGAGCCAGGTGAACCGCGACGAGCTCAAGCGGCTGTTCGACGAATACATCCGGCCCGACCGGCTGGCCCTGGCCGTGCTCACCCCCGAGGACGCCCCGGTCTCGGCCGACGCCCTGACCGGCATCACCAAGGCCAACTGGCCCTCCCGCAAGGCCGCCGAGGCCCGGCAGGCCGCGACACAGGCCACGGGCCCGGCCGAGATCGCCCTGCCCGGCGGCTCCACGCTCATCCTGCTTCCCGACGACACCCTGCCGTACACGGCCATGTCCATGTACTGGACCGGCGGCGACGGCGAACTCGACCCGTCCCAGCAGGGGCTGGCGGCCCTGACGGCCGCGGCCCTGACGCGCGGGACCCTCAAGATGTCCGCCACCGAGTTGCAGGACTTCCTGTCCGACCACGCGGCCAGCCTGGGCTCCACCGCCGGGCGCAACGTCTTCGCCCTGGAGGCCAAATTCCCCACCCGGTTCACGGACCAGGTCCTGCCGGTCATCGGCCAGACCCTGACCGGACCGGCCTTCAACGAGACCGAAGTGGAACGCGCCAAGCAGGACCAGATAGCGACCATCAAGCAGAGCGAGGACCGCCCGCTCGGCCTGGCCTTCCGCCACCTCTTCCCGTTCCTATACAAGACCGGCCCCTACGCCCTGCTCCACCAGGGCACCCCCGAGGGCGTCGAGCGCTTCACCTCCTCGGACATCATCCGTTTCTGGGGCCGCCAGTCCATGCACCCGTTCACCCTGGCCGTGTGCGGCCAGTTCGATCAGGCGGCCATGGAAACGTTCGCCACGAACATCGCCAAGACCCTGACCGCGCCCACCGGCGAGTACGCCTTCACCACCCCGGAATGGGGCTCTGTCCGCGAAGACTCCCTGCACCTGGCCGAGCGCAACCAGGCCCACGTCCTGATGGTCTTCCCCACCCCGGGCAAGACCGACCAGGAGGCTTCGGCCAAGCTCGAACTGCTGCGCGCCGCCCTGGCGGGCCAGTCCGGCCTGCTCTTCCGCGACCTGCGTGACAAGCAGGGCCTGGCCTATACGGTCACGGCCATGCTCTGGCAGAGCCGCAACACCGGGTTCATGGCCCTGTACATCGGCACCGGCCCGGACAAGGTGGACCAGTCCATCACCGGCTTCAAGAAGGTCCTAGCCGACCTGGCCGCCAAGCCGCTGCCCCAGGACGAGATCGACCGCGCCCGGAACATCCTGACCGGCGATTACTACCAGGACCACCAGTCCCTGCTCTCCCGCAGCCGCGAGGCCGCCAGCCTCCAGGCGCGCGGCTTCGACCTCGACTACGAACAGCAGCTCATCCAACGGGCCCAGACCGTCACCCCCGCCGAAATCCAGGCCACGGTCACCCAGTACCTGACCCCGGACAAGGCCTACCTCATGACCGTCACCCCGTAA
- a CDS encoding DUF2238 domain-containing protein has protein sequence MNNESAPARWFPPALAAAFLVFWAIMAVNPVMRDVWWAENIPIMAVYLVLVATYPLFRFSNLAYVLMACWLVLHTIGGHYTFANVPFGFVTDLFGFERNHFDRVGHFSIGFYAFPIAELLIRKNLARPVVAYLFGLFAIMALAAGYEIIEWWYAVTAGGEAGIEFLGSQGDIWDAQSDMLCDTLGAVTALVLFFFSGIRAERQLT, from the coding sequence ATGAACAACGAATCCGCCCCGGCCCGCTGGTTCCCTCCCGCCCTGGCCGCCGCCTTCCTGGTCTTCTGGGCGATCATGGCCGTGAACCCGGTCATGCGCGACGTGTGGTGGGCCGAGAACATCCCGATCATGGCCGTCTACCTGGTCCTGGTCGCGACCTACCCGCTCTTCCGCTTCTCCAACCTGGCCTACGTGCTCATGGCCTGCTGGCTGGTCCTGCACACCATCGGCGGCCACTACACCTTCGCCAACGTGCCCTTCGGCTTCGTCACCGACCTGTTCGGCTTCGAGCGCAACCACTTCGACCGCGTCGGCCACTTTTCCATCGGCTTCTACGCCTTCCCCATCGCCGAACTGCTGATCCGCAAAAACCTGGCCCGGCCCGTGGTCGCCTACCTCTTCGGCCTGTTCGCCATCATGGCCCTGGCCGCGGGCTACGAGATCATCGAATGGTGGTACGCCGTGACCGCGGGCGGCGAGGCGGGCATCGAATTCCTCGGCTCCCAGGGCGATATCTGGGACGCCCAGTCCGACATGCTCTGCGACACCCTCGGCGCCGTCACCGCCCTGGTGCTGTTCTTCTTTTCGGGGATCAGGGCCGAGCGGCAGCTTACGTAA
- a CDS encoding TrkH family potassium uptake protein, with product MRTKVFSPYWMPVWFFAGAILIGTLILHLDVSHPGGPLSFVDALFTATSAMCVTGLAVVDTGTYFSTLGLDVILVLIQLGGLGIMTFTTLIIHLLGHHVSLTDRLAVGQSLLHDPSFSLPRFLMRVVAWAFSFEALGALCLWFLDPVGFGPYSAVFHSVSAFCNAGFSLYPDSLTRWAGDGGVNSVFIVLITAGGLGFYVLNECGILIWNALFKRGGRKSGRPRMSWHTAIVLKTSLALVVAGTVVIFVAEGAAGNAPDNFLEHFWNALFQSVTCRTAGFNTVDIGGMTNVSLAFMMVLMFIGGSPGSCAGGIKTTSFRALVGFIWAEFRGWEQVRIGRFALDQKAMNKVVSLVTMSLLLVGVGTMILTSLESGDSSYLMARGEFIADMFESISAFATVGLSTGMTPLLDDFERVTLIVLMFVGRLGPIWMLSALQSWQTERRFKVPTATLPFG from the coding sequence ATGCGCACTAAAGTCTTTTCGCCGTACTGGATGCCTGTCTGGTTCTTCGCCGGGGCCATCCTCATCGGCACACTCATTCTGCACCTGGACGTGAGCCATCCCGGCGGCCCGCTGTCCTTTGTGGACGCCCTGTTCACGGCCACCTCGGCCATGTGCGTCACCGGGCTGGCCGTGGTGGACACCGGCACCTATTTCTCGACCCTGGGGCTGGACGTCATCCTGGTCCTCATCCAGCTCGGCGGCCTGGGGATCATGACCTTCACCACCCTGATCATCCACCTGCTCGGGCATCACGTCTCCCTGACCGACCGGCTGGCCGTGGGCCAGTCCCTGCTGCACGACCCGTCCTTCAGCCTGCCCCGGTTTCTCATGCGCGTGGTGGCCTGGGCCTTCTCCTTCGAGGCCCTGGGCGCGCTCTGCCTGTGGTTTCTGGACCCGGTGGGCTTCGGCCCGTATTCGGCGGTCTTCCACTCGGTTTCGGCCTTCTGCAACGCCGGGTTCTCCCTGTATCCCGATTCCCTGACCCGCTGGGCCGGGGACGGCGGGGTCAACTCGGTCTTCATCGTGCTTATCACCGCCGGAGGCCTAGGCTTCTACGTGCTCAACGAGTGCGGCATCCTGATCTGGAACGCCCTGTTCAAGCGCGGGGGCCGCAAGAGCGGACGGCCGCGCATGAGCTGGCACACGGCCATCGTGCTCAAGACCTCCCTGGCCCTGGTGGTGGCCGGGACCGTGGTCATCTTCGTGGCCGAGGGCGCCGCGGGCAACGCGCCGGACAATTTTCTCGAGCACTTCTGGAACGCCCTGTTCCAGTCCGTGACCTGCCGCACGGCCGGGTTCAACACCGTGGACATCGGCGGCATGACCAACGTGTCCCTGGCCTTCATGATGGTCCTCATGTTCATCGGCGGGTCGCCGGGTTCCTGCGCGGGCGGCATCAAGACCACCTCCTTCCGCGCCCTGGTGGGCTTCATCTGGGCCGAGTTTCGGGGGTGGGAGCAGGTGCGCATCGGGCGCTTCGCCCTGGACCAGAAGGCCATGAACAAGGTCGTCTCCCTGGTGACCATGAGCCTCCTGCTGGTGGGCGTGGGGACCATGATCCTGACCTCTCTGGAGAGCGGGGACAGCTCCTATCTCATGGCGCGCGGCGAGTTCATCGCCGACATGTTCGAGTCCATTTCCGCCTTCGCCACCGTGGGGTTGTCCACGGGCATGACCCCGCTCCTGGACGACTTCGAGCGGGTCACGCTCATCGTGCTCATGTTCGTGGGCAGGCTCGGGCCCATCTGGATGCTTTCGGCCCTGCAGAGCTGGCAGACCGAGCGGCGCTTCAAGGTGCCGACCGCCACGCTGCCCTTCGGCTAG
- the aroL gene encoding shikimate kinase AroL: MHKTRNIFLIGPRACGKTSVGRALAERLGMDFVDTDHAFVEAVGMDIAAFVAANGWEAFRDEEAATLAREAAPGGRVIGCGGGMVLRAENRAVLAEGIVLYLRAEPEELARRLAADPLEGQRPSLTGKSVADEVREVLAARAHLYEQCAHRIIEGSDLAGTVEAAHRAVQTLF, from the coding sequence ATGCACAAGACGAGGAACATCTTTCTCATCGGGCCGCGCGCCTGCGGCAAGACCAGCGTGGGCCGGGCCCTGGCCGAGCGGCTGGGCATGGACTTCGTGGACACGGACCACGCCTTTGTGGAGGCCGTGGGCATGGATATCGCCGCCTTTGTCGCGGCCAACGGCTGGGAGGCCTTCCGCGACGAGGAGGCCGCGACCCTGGCCCGCGAGGCCGCGCCCGGCGGCCGGGTCATCGGCTGCGGCGGGGGCATGGTCCTGCGCGCGGAGAACCGGGCCGTGCTGGCCGAGGGCATCGTCCTCTACCTCCGGGCCGAGCCCGAGGAGCTGGCCCGGAGGCTTGCGGCCGATCCGCTCGAGGGGCAGCGCCCATCCCTGACCGGCAAGTCCGTGGCCGACGAGGTCCGCGAGGTCCTGGCGGCGAGGGCCCATCTGTACGAGCAATGCGCCCACCGGATCATCGAGGGCAGCGACCTGGCCGGGACCGTGGAAGCGGCCCACCGGGCGGTGCAAACTCTTTTCTGA
- a CDS encoding fumarate reductase flavoprotein subunit, with protein sequence MQTIYTDFLVVGAGLAGERAAVEAAEAGFSAICLSLVPARRSHSSAAQGGMQASLGNSVMGEGDNPDIHFADTVKGSDWGCDQEVARLFADTAPIEMRRLAHWGVPWNRVVPGKSIYYKGGKQFEKVEAEDKEGLIMARSFGGTAKWRTCYTSDGTGHAVMCTMDNRCAEKGVEVHDKTEAIGLIQDGETCYGVVARCLRTGELRVYLAKATMIAAGGFGRIYPNTTNAVICDGGAHTLCVASGVVPMANMEAVQFHPTGIVPTDILVTEGCRGDGGTLLDVDEKRFMNIYEPEKAELASRDVVSRWMTHHMREGHGVKSPYGEHLWLDIRHLGAEHITGKLREVYEICTSFLGIDPIHQLIPVRPTQHYSMGGVRTNKDGAAYGLKGLFAAGEAACWDMHGFNRLGGNSLAETVVAGGIVGRKVAEYLEGCETEFKTSLINDEVRKQQSRIDDLIAGINGSENVYKVRSAMQDALHKGANIFRTQDGLEKCVAALQETLIRAKKVGLRSNGKGVNPELASALKLEGQVRLALMVAYGALMRTESRGSHNREDFPARNDRDWLTRTLAYWKKPEDTLPTLEYEPATTVVEIPPGDRGYGHAAIISADDKKE encoded by the coding sequence ATGCAGACTATCTACACCGATTTTCTGGTTGTCGGCGCGGGTCTGGCGGGCGAGCGCGCGGCCGTGGAAGCGGCCGAGGCCGGATTCTCCGCCATCTGCCTCAGCCTGGTTCCGGCCCGGCGGTCCCATTCCTCCGCCGCACAGGGCGGCATGCAGGCTTCCCTGGGCAACTCGGTCATGGGCGAGGGCGACAACCCCGACATCCATTTCGCGGACACCGTCAAGGGGTCCGACTGGGGCTGCGACCAGGAGGTCGCCCGCCTGTTCGCGGACACCGCCCCCATCGAGATGCGCCGTCTGGCCCATTGGGGCGTGCCGTGGAACCGCGTGGTTCCGGGCAAGTCCATCTACTACAAGGGCGGCAAGCAGTTCGAGAAGGTCGAGGCCGAGGACAAGGAAGGGCTGATCATGGCCCGCTCCTTCGGCGGCACGGCCAAGTGGCGCACCTGCTATACTTCGGACGGCACCGGCCATGCGGTCATGTGCACCATGGACAACCGCTGCGCCGAGAAGGGCGTGGAGGTCCACGACAAGACCGAGGCCATCGGCCTGATCCAGGACGGGGAGACTTGCTACGGCGTGGTCGCCCGCTGCCTGCGCACGGGCGAACTGCGCGTCTACCTGGCCAAGGCGACCATGATCGCGGCGGGCGGCTTCGGGCGCATCTACCCGAACACCACCAACGCGGTCATCTGCGACGGCGGGGCGCACACCCTGTGCGTGGCCTCGGGCGTGGTGCCCATGGCGAACATGGAGGCGGTCCAGTTCCACCCCACGGGCATCGTGCCCACCGACATCCTGGTCACCGAGGGGTGCCGGGGCGACGGCGGCACCCTGCTCGACGTGGACGAGAAGCGCTTCATGAACATCTACGAGCCCGAGAAGGCCGAGCTGGCCTCGCGTGACGTGGTCTCCCGCTGGATGACCCACCACATGCGCGAGGGCCACGGCGTGAAGTCGCCCTACGGCGAGCACCTCTGGCTCGACATCCGCCACCTGGGCGCGGAGCACATCACCGGCAAGCTGCGCGAGGTCTACGAGATCTGCACCTCGTTCCTGGGCATCGACCCCATCCACCAGCTCATCCCGGTGCGGCCCACCCAGCACTATTCCATGGGCGGCGTGCGCACCAACAAGGACGGGGCCGCCTACGGCCTCAAGGGGCTGTTCGCCGCGGGCGAGGCCGCCTGCTGGGACATGCACGGCTTCAACCGGCTGGGCGGCAACTCCCTGGCCGAAACCGTGGTCGCGGGCGGCATCGTCGGCCGCAAGGTCGCGGAATACCTCGAAGGGTGCGAGACCGAGTTCAAGACCTCGCTGATCAACGACGAGGTCAGGAAGCAGCAGTCCCGCATCGACGATCTGATCGCCGGGATCAACGGTTCCGAGAACGTCTACAAGGTCCGTTCGGCCATGCAGGACGCCCTGCACAAGGGCGCGAACATCTTCCGCACCCAGGACGGCCTGGAGAAGTGCGTGGCCGCCTTGCAGGAGACGCTCATCCGGGCCAAGAAGGTCGGCCTGCGCTCCAACGGCAAGGGCGTCAATCCCGAGTTGGCCTCGGCCCTCAAGCTCGAAGGCCAGGTCCGGCTCGCCCTGATGGTCGCCTACGGCGCGCTCATGCGCACCGAGTCGCGCGGCTCCCACAACCGCGAGGACTTCCCCGCGCGCAACGACCGCGACTGGCTGACCCGCACCCTGGCCTATTGGAAGAAGCCGGAGGACACCCTGCCGACCCTCGAATACGAGCCGGCCACCACCGTGGTGGAGATTCCGCCCGGAGACCGGGGCTACGGCCACGCCGCAATCATCAGCGCCGACGACAAGAAGGAATAG
- the aroC gene encoding chorismate synthase: MSGNTFGQIFRLTTFGESHGAGLGGVVDGCPPGIPLDESIIQRELDRRRPGQGGLASTTRNEPDQVRLLSGVFEGRTTGTPIGFFVENTNQRSHDYSKIKDVFRPGHADFSYHAKYGFRDYRGGGRSSGRETVSRVAGGAIAQELLRLEGISIHAYTVEFGGIPAEVRDIEGAQDRPYFSPDPDIVETWNERVIAVRDDEDTLGGVVEVRATGLPAGLGEPVFGKFDARIAAAFMSVGAVKGVEIGSGMAAARKLGSENNDPITPDGFLSNNAGGILGGISSGQDVVARAYVKPIASILQEQQTITTTGEPTFIMVGGRHDISAIPRINPVLKAMMALTIADLLLLDRRLGVRD, translated from the coding sequence ATGAGCGGCAACACCTTCGGGCAGATATTCCGGCTGACCACCTTCGGCGAATCCCACGGCGCGGGCCTGGGGGGCGTGGTGGACGGCTGTCCTCCGGGCATCCCCCTGGACGAGTCCATCATCCAGCGCGAACTGGACCGGCGCAGGCCCGGCCAGGGCGGGCTGGCCTCGACCACCCGCAACGAGCCGGACCAGGTCCGGCTCCTGTCCGGCGTGTTCGAGGGCAGGACCACGGGCACGCCCATCGGCTTTTTCGTGGAGAACACCAACCAGCGGTCCCACGACTACTCCAAGATCAAGGACGTGTTCCGGCCGGGGCACGCGGACTTCAGCTACCACGCCAAATACGGGTTCCGCGACTACCGGGGCGGCGGGCGGTCGTCCGGCCGCGAGACCGTGTCCCGCGTGGCGGGCGGGGCCATCGCCCAGGAGCTGTTGCGCCTGGAGGGCATCTCGATTCACGCCTACACCGTGGAGTTCGGCGGCATCCCGGCCGAGGTCAGGGACATCGAGGGGGCCCAGGACCGGCCGTATTTCAGCCCGGACCCGGACATCGTCGAGACCTGGAACGAACGGGTCATCGCGGTCCGCGACGACGAGGACACCCTGGGCGGCGTGGTCGAGGTCCGGGCCACTGGACTGCCCGCCGGGCTCGGCGAGCCGGTCTTCGGCAAGTTCGACGCGCGCATAGCCGCGGCGTTCATGTCCGTGGGCGCGGTCAAGGGCGTGGAGATCGGTTCGGGCATGGCGGCCGCGCGCAAACTCGGCAGCGAGAACAACGATCCCATCACCCCGGACGGATTTTTGTCCAACAACGCGGGCGGCATCCTCGGCGGCATCTCCTCCGGCCAGGACGTGGTGGCCCGGGCCTACGTCAAGCCCATTGCCTCCATCCTCCAGGAACAACAGACCATCACCACCACGGGCGAGCCGACCTTCATCATGGTCGGCGGCCGCCACGACATCAGCGCCATCCCGCGCATCAACCCGGTGCTCAAGGCCATGATGGCCCTGACCATCGCGGACCTGCTGCTCCTCGACCGGCGACTGGGCGTGCGCGACTAG
- a CDS encoding potassium channel family protein — MPAKKEIAVIGLGKFGYALAKALADLGHSVVGVDINPEYVRRAQDIIAQAYEADATDEKMLSQIGIKDLDRVIVSTGDSMEASILVVLNLQAAGVKNIWVKAISEAHERVLYKLGVPFVVFPEAFVAAQMANRLTAPGLQEYFGLGKDVAVREIIVDNWIGKTLRDLDLTNKYQVQVIAFRLAGDSEFHFVPQADRALKAGDVLVLLGRTEDIMRVDKF; from the coding sequence ATGCCTGCAAAAAAGGAAATCGCCGTCATCGGGCTGGGGAAGTTCGGCTACGCCCTGGCCAAGGCCCTGGCCGACCTCGGCCATTCCGTGGTCGGGGTGGACATCAACCCCGAGTACGTGCGCCGGGCCCAGGACATCATTGCCCAGGCCTACGAAGCGGACGCCACGGACGAGAAGATGCTCAGCCAGATCGGCATCAAGGATCTGGACCGGGTCATCGTCTCCACCGGCGACTCCATGGAGGCGTCCATCCTGGTGGTCCTGAATCTCCAGGCTGCCGGGGTCAAGAACATCTGGGTCAAGGCCATCAGCGAGGCCCACGAGCGGGTGCTCTACAAGCTCGGCGTGCCCTTCGTGGTCTTTCCCGAGGCCTTTGTGGCCGCCCAGATGGCCAACCGGCTGACCGCGCCGGGGCTGCAGGAGTATTTCGGCCTGGGCAAGGACGTGGCCGTGCGCGAGATCATCGTGGACAACTGGATCGGCAAGACCCTGCGCGATCTGGACCTGACCAACAAGTACCAGGTGCAGGTCATCGCCTTCCGGCTGGCCGGGGATTCGGAGTTCCACTTCGTGCCCCAGGCGGACAGGGCACTCAAGGCCGGGGACGTCCTGGTCCTCCTCGGGCGCACCGAGGACATCATGCGGGTCGATAAATTTTAG